From a single Apostichopus japonicus isolate 1M-3 chromosome 12, ASM3797524v1, whole genome shotgun sequence genomic region:
- the LOC139977247 gene encoding uncharacterized protein, which yields MKEVIIIVRISLILCVNFVPLVTTELPKMAEFQNYIEKGESLDLKGQALIDFAKNLDAQTRDERQREREHQKELKEIELRIAEENVKTRSSGKPDVGSPQMSPFKKPEIPCFNEKTDDIDSYLKRFERYSTAAGKVRSVWAILLSALLTGKALNVYSRLSDDDSKNYDILKKALLCIYDMNADGFRRKFRGSKLEGGENYIQLVDRLTGYLERWVDLSNTTKSYKGMLDFMVKDQFYCMCPKDLRIFVKEGQPVSVKDMAYRADRYVDARGKQWDKKGSSKQESNHNLQFEQQVDKGMEWNKNKKCYNCSDVGHVSRDCKKHRGTYASKGRSYDRGAGLSEGSDSKAEVKERAAACQTDSELLVGEDNVKHGLPKVSAVETNYGCMPVREGYIGSSKVSVLRDTCCTTVVARRKFVDPSKFTGANKRCVLLDGTVRDVSVAVIAVDTPFYQGEVEALVMESPLYDLILGNINGVREPQDPDPNWNLPQFESSGKDSGSVSGAVETRAQKQKREKPLKPLRTAKSEELDISREELIQAQKDEPSFAKLYDIAKTGNVKMTRGGNEVRFTIVNNVLFRKFKSAKSRGEKEFRQVVMPKRFRNKVLSVGHEAPLSGHLGVKKTYDRITSNFYWPGIQNDVKMFCVSCDICQRTVSKGRISKVPLGRMPLIDTPFHRVAIDLVGPLAPVSDRGNRYVLTLVDYATRFPEAVALPSIETERVAEALLEIFTRVGFPKEILTDMGSQFTSDLMREISRVLQIKQLTTTPYHPICNGLVEKFNGTLKKMLRRMSAERPRDWDRFLPALLFAYREVPQESLEFSPFELLYGRTVRGPMGILKDLWTGEIEEEEVKTTNQYVIDSKERLEETCYLAQNELAKSSSRYRKYYNARARDRKFNVDDQVLILLPTDSNKLTMQWKGPYHIVGKVGKYDYRVNKEGRLKTFYAHLLKKYFVRTSDRNVDIASAGSVLEEQSGSCAIIEENNSETDKFIIVLPPSISKECFRDVNVNSELCENKAKEVSLVLSEFRDVLTDTPGRTNLLEYTLPLVTDEVVRSRPYPIPLSTQKVIEEEIEYMLETDVIERSYSPYASPIVLVRKKDGSNRFCVDFRKLNKVALFDPEPIPSVEDLMAKVSKGKYFTKIDLSKGYWQIPVAVEERKKLAFVTHQGMYQFRVMPFGVVNASAVFTRMMRRLLDGLQNTVNYIDDILMFSTDWDSHVELMATVLKRLRSAGLTARPTKCFVGYSSLEFLGYVVGEGILSPQPDKVQKVLNASIPTTKKEVRSFMGLVGYYSRFIPNFAAISAPLTDLTRGSNPNRVKWGSSQGAAFDTLKSRLASAPILHLPDMSKPFILRCDASDVGVGSVLMQEEDGVKYPICFASRKLLPREVKYATIEKECLAVVWAMEKFQIYLYGVEFLLETGHHPLVYINKAKIKNSRVLRWALCIQPFRFVIKAIKGSENYGTDFLSRCPA from the coding sequence ATGAAAGAGGTGATTATTATTGTTCGCATTTCATTGATCTTATGTGTTAATTTCGTGCCCCTCGTCACTACAGAATTGCCTAAAATGGCAGAGTTTCAAAATTATATCGAAAAGGGAGAAAGCCTTGACCTCAAAGGGCAGGCGCTAATTGATTTTGCAAAGAATCTGGATGCACAGACAAGGGACGAAAGACAGAGAGAGCGAGAACATCAAAAGGAGTTAAAAGAAATTGAACTAAGAATTGCAGAGGAAAACGTGAAGACGCGGTCCTCAGGAAAACCGGATGTAGGCTCGCCGCAAATGTCACCGTTCAAAAAGCCTGAGATAccatgttttaacgaaaaaacAGACGATATTGACTCATACCTAAAAAGGTTCGAGAGGTACTCAACCGCGGCAGGAAAAGTAAGATCAGTATGGGCCATATTGTTGAGTGCCCTGTTAACGGGCAAAGCCCTTAATGTTTATTCAAGATTGTCGGATGATGATTCTAAGAATTATGACATCCTTAAGAAAGCGTTACTTTGTATCTATGATATGAATGCCGATGGTTTTCGTAGAAAGTTTAGAGGTTCAAAGCTTGAAGGAGGGGAAAACTACATCCAATTAGTGGATAGACTCACAGGTTACTTGGAACGCTGGGTGGACCTTAGCAATACGACTAAGTCTTATAAAGGTATGCTAGACTTCATGGTTAAAGATCAATTTTATTGTATGTGTCCGAAGGATCTTCGTATATTTGTTAAAGAGGGACAACCTGTTAGTGTCAAAGACATGGCTTATAGGGCTGATCGTTATGTCGACGCCAGGGGTAAACAGTGGGACAAGAAGGGTTCTTCAAAACAAGAATCTAACCACAATTTACAGTTTGAACAGCAGGTAGATAAGGGCATGGAGTGGAATAAGAACAAGAAATGTTATAATTGTAGCGACGTGGGTCATGTTTCTCGCGATTGTAAGAAACATAGGGGTACATATGCCTCAAAAGGTCGTAGTTATGACAGGGGTGCAGGTTTGTCAGAGGGTAGTGACTCTAAGGCAGAGGTAAAAGAAAGGGCGGCCGCTTGTCAAACCGACTCCGAATTACTGGTAGGGGAGGACAATGTCAAACACGGTCTGCCTAAAGTAAGTGCTGTAGAAACCAATTATGGATGTATGCCTGTGAGGGAGGGTTACATTGGGTCGTCAAAGGTGTCGGTATTAAGGGACACATGTTGCACTACGGTTGTAGCACGGAGGAAATTCGTTGACCCTTCAAAGTTCACAGGTGCAAACAAACGTTGTGTTCTTCTTGATGGTACAGTACGTGACGTATCAGTTGCTGTTATTGCTGTTGATACGCCATTTTATCAGGGAGAAGTGGAGGCTCTAGTAATGGAAAGTCCGTTATATGATTTAATTCTGGGAAATATCAATGGTGTCAGAGAACCACAGGACCCAGACCCGAATTGGAATCTCCCTCAATTTGAAAGTAGTGGTAAGGATTCAGGTTCTGTAAGTGGTGCTGTCGAGACCCGAGCTCAAAAGCAAAAAAGGGAGAAACCTCTCAAGCCTTTGAGAACCGCAAAGTCGGAGGAGTTAGATATTAGTAGAGAAGAATTGATACAGGCTCAGAAAGACGAGCCTAGTTTTGCCAAATTGTATGACATAGCAAAGACTGGTAATGTCAAAATGACGAGAGGTGGAAATGAGGTTAGGTTTACGATAGTAAATAATGTATTGTTTCGTAAATTCAAGTCGGCGAAGTCAAGAGGTGAAAAAGAATTTCGTCAGGTAGTGATGCCTAAAAGGTTTCGAAACAAAGTGTTAAGTGTGGGCCACGAAGCGCCATTGTCTGGTCACCTAGGTGTCAAAAAAACATACGATAGGATCACGAGCAATTTCTATTGGCCTGGTATCCAAAACGAtgtgaaaatgttttgtgtgtCTTGTGATATATGTCAGAGAACGGTTTCGAAGGGTAGAATCTCCAAAGTACCGTTAGGACGCATGCCACTTATAGACACTCCGTTTCATAGGGTAGCTATCGATTTAGTGGGTCCGTTAGCTCCAGTGTCAGATCGAGGGAATAGATATGTATTGACTTTAGTAGATTATGCTACGAGGTTCCCAGAGGCAGTTGCTCTGCCTAGTATTGAAACAGAGCGTGTAGCCGAAGCTCTACTCGAGATATTTACTAGGGTGGGGTTTCCCAAAGAAATTCTGACCGACATGGGAAGTCAGTTTACTTCCGATCTCATGAGGGAGATTAGTCGGGTATTGCAGATCAAACAACTAACCACTACACCTTACCATCCAATTTGCAACGGCTTGGTTGAGAAATTTAACGGtacgttaaaaaaaatgttaaggcGTATGTCCGCTGAAAGACCACGTGATTGGGATCGATTTTTACCCGCCCTGCTGTTTGCTTATCGTGAGGTCCCCCAAGAATCACTAGAATTCTCCCCATTTGAATTGTTGTATGGGAGGACGGTCCGAGGGCCAATGGGTATCTTGAAAGATTTGTGGACGGGTGAAATAGAGGAGGAAGAAGTTAAAACTACCAATCAGTATGTGATCGATTCGAAAGAAAGACTTGAGGAAACATGTTATTTGGCTCAAAACGAGCTGGCCAAATCGTCTAGTAGATACAGGAAATATTATAACGCAAGGGCACGTGATCGAAAATTCAATGTCGATGACCAAGTTCTAATTTTGTTACCTACAGACAGTAACAAGCTAACTATGCAGTGGAAAGGGCCTTATCATATTGTAGGAAAGGTAGGCAAGTACGACTATAGAGTCAACAAAGAGGGAAGACTCAAAACATTTTACGCACACTtactaaagaaatattttgttcgAACATCCGATCGAAATGTTGATATTGCTTCAGCTGGGAGTGTGTTAGAGGAGCAGAGTGGATCTTGCGCAATCATTGAGGAAAATAATTCTGAAACAGATAAGTTTATCATAGTACTACCTCCTTCTATATCAAAAGAATGTTTTAGAGATGTCAATGTGAATTCAGAGCTATGCGAAAACAAAGCAAAAGAGGTTTCGCTTGTATTGTCTGAATTCAGAGATGTGTTAACCGATACGCCTGGTCGTACGAATTTACTTGAGTATACGTTGCCATTGGTAACGGATGAAGTTGTAAGAAGTAGGCCGTATCCAATTCCATTGAGTACGCAAAAGGTTATAGAGGAAGAAATAGAGTACATGTTAGAAACTGATGTTATTGAAAGGTCTTATTCGCCGTACGCATCGCCAATAGTGTTGGTTCGCAAAAAAGACGGGTCAAACAGGTTTTGTGTTGACTTTAGAAAGCTTAACAAGGTTGCTTTATTTGACCCCGAACCTATTCCCAGTGTTGAGGACTTGATGGCAAAGGTATCTAAGGGGAAGTATTTTACAAAAATAGATCTATCAAAAGGTTATTGGCAGATACCGGTTGCCGtagaagagagaaagaaactAGCTTTTGTAACGCATCAAGGAATGTATCAATTCAGAGTCATGCCTTTTGGTGTTGTCAACGCTTCTGCCGTATTTACGCGTATGATGCGCAGGCTGCTTGATGGGTTGCAAAACACTGTTAACTACATCGACGATATATTAATGTTCTCCACAGATTGGGATAGTCATGTAGAACTGATGGCAACAGTGCTTAAGCGTCTTAGGAGCGCCGGGCTTACAGCGCGACCAACAAAGTGTTTTGTTGGTTATTCATCGTTAGAATTTTTAGGTTACGTGGTTGGGGAAGGGATCTTGAGCCCTCAGCCCGACAAGGTGCAGAAGGTTTTAAATGCGTCGATACCTACTACAAAAAAGGAAGTGAGATCATTTATGGGACTTGTTGGCTATTATAGTCGGTTTATACCAAACTTCGCGGCTATTTCAGCTCCCTTAACTGATCTCACGCGAGGTTCTAATCCAAACAGGGTTAAATGGGGTTCTTCTCAGGGTGCTGCATTTGACACGTTAAAATCAAGGCTAGCTTCCGCACCAATCTTGCACCTACCCGACATGTCGAAACCATTCATTCTTAGATGTGACGCTTCGGATGTAGGGGTTGGGTCAGTACTCATGCAGGAAGAGGATGGTGTAAAGTACCCAATATGTTTCGCCAGTAGAAAGTTGCTGCCTCGAGAAGTTAAATATGCTACCATCGAGAAAGAATGTCTAGCTGTTGTTTGGGCCATGGAAAAGTTTCAGATTTACTTGTACGGGGTTGAATTTTTGTTGGAAACGGGCCACCATCCGTTGGTGTACATAAATAAGGCCAAGATAAAGAACAGCAGAGTGCTTAGATGGGCCTTATGTATTCAGCCATTCAGATTTGTAATTAAGGCAATCAAAGGTTCAGAGAACTATGGAACGGACTTTTTAAGTCGTTGCCCAGCTTGA